The Pontibacter pudoricolor genome contains a region encoding:
- a CDS encoding GIN domain-containing protein, which yields MKKNISINLQGIIFHIEEDGYEQLSRYLASIRTYFSNYEGHDEIVADIELRIAEIFSARLSAGKQVISQEDVQYLIARMGNVTEFEISEPEDEEIPNYNAGGAAGASSAYAIPGTKKLYRDINRKVVSGVCAGIANYLTIDVVWIRLFFILFVVLGVLSAGISAIAAFIIYIVLWIGMPESHELPETNVKRLFRDPDDKKLGGVASGIAKYFGVDIAVVRILFLISIFLGGFGLLLYIVLWIAVPEAVTLTERMQMQGNPVTLAGIEQTLKDNLNMKDQYGQENTLAKIILLPIRLISQIINWLGTALGPVLGFLIALIRVAAGIMLLLVSASLIVGLFAAFFQGMGWINDNTVMQMEPFDSTIWLGGFPRFGLVAGLIVGLIPLLFLMLLAIGLLAKRFFMRPTLGWSLFGVWVLALIVMIASIISYSGNFKRSGEITITKTVPAAGISVLDAYDMDLEYNNLYVDVREHNGPNIEILQQIEAKGRTEEEAKKNARMVTYRVVQQDSTLRFDNSYEFKKGASFRDQDLTIVLRLPKDKPFRLTREFVYLLPSATFDQDYGYDKIVRNTWKAKGDMLECITCASDTLDTEEQGSDFNGGAFYEADEIGNHESVLDNEREYGSNTKTFPFSNFNHISIAGHYHVQIKQGNRHQVTVRGSQREIRKMEVSENGGELTIESEDKVFNLFEDHEPVLIQITVPDLQRLELGGAIKADVTGINTNELDLDLAGAVKAAINVRARTIRADLAGATSTRFTGTTDRFELDAAGACKVNAEQLRASDVRVEASGANKIDVYATSSLTADASGASRISYKGNPTSKQINADGASKVERQ from the coding sequence ATGAAAAAGAATATAAGCATCAACTTACAAGGCATCATCTTCCATATTGAAGAAGATGGCTATGAGCAGCTGAGCAGATATTTGGCTTCTATCCGCACGTATTTCTCTAACTATGAGGGACACGATGAAATAGTTGCTGATATAGAGCTGCGAATTGCGGAGATCTTTTCTGCACGGCTTTCTGCTGGCAAACAGGTTATCTCGCAGGAAGATGTGCAGTACCTGATCGCCAGAATGGGTAATGTTACGGAGTTTGAAATTTCTGAGCCGGAAGATGAAGAGATTCCAAACTATAATGCAGGTGGAGCCGCCGGTGCGTCCTCTGCTTATGCAATACCGGGCACTAAAAAACTATACCGCGATATAAACCGCAAAGTAGTAAGCGGTGTGTGTGCTGGTATAGCCAACTACCTTACCATTGATGTTGTCTGGATCCGTTTGTTCTTCATTTTGTTTGTAGTACTAGGTGTATTATCGGCTGGTATCTCGGCAATAGCAGCATTTATAATTTACATTGTGTTATGGATTGGGATGCCTGAGAGCCATGAGTTACCTGAAACCAATGTAAAAAGGCTTTTCAGAGACCCTGATGACAAGAAATTAGGCGGCGTGGCCAGCGGTATTGCCAAGTACTTCGGGGTAGATATAGCTGTAGTTCGCATTCTGTTCCTTATTTCCATCTTTCTGGGCGGCTTCGGGTTACTGTTATACATCGTTTTATGGATAGCGGTACCCGAAGCGGTAACGCTCACAGAACGCATGCAGATGCAGGGTAACCCGGTTACGCTGGCAGGCATAGAGCAAACCCTGAAAGATAACCTGAACATGAAGGACCAGTATGGTCAGGAGAATACGCTTGCCAAGATCATCTTATTACCTATCCGCCTTATATCCCAGATCATAAACTGGCTAGGCACTGCCCTGGGCCCGGTTTTAGGCTTCCTGATCGCACTTATCCGTGTGGCAGCCGGCATTATGCTGTTGCTGGTTTCTGCCTCGCTTATAGTTGGTCTTTTTGCGGCCTTCTTCCAGGGCATGGGCTGGATTAATGATAATACCGTTATGCAAATGGAGCCTTTTGACTCAACTATCTGGCTGGGTGGATTTCCCAGATTCGGATTGGTTGCAGGTCTTATTGTAGGCCTAATCCCCCTTCTGTTCTTAATGTTGCTTGCAATCGGCTTACTTGCTAAACGATTCTTTATGCGCCCTACCCTGGGCTGGTCATTATTCGGAGTTTGGGTACTGGCACTTATAGTTATGATCGCCTCTATCATCTCTTACAGCGGCAACTTTAAGCGCAGCGGCGAAATTACGATCACTAAAACAGTACCTGCTGCTGGCATTAGCGTTCTGGATGCTTATGACATGGACCTGGAGTACAATAACCTGTATGTAGATGTGCGTGAGCATAACGGGCCTAATATCGAGATTCTGCAGCAGATAGAAGCCAAAGGCCGCACCGAAGAAGAAGCTAAGAAGAATGCCCGCATGGTGACTTATCGTGTGGTGCAACAGGATTCAACGCTGCGTTTCGACAACAGCTATGAGTTTAAAAAAGGGGCCAGCTTCCGTGACCAGGACCTGACCATCGTACTCCGGTTACCTAAAGATAAACCTTTCCGCCTGACCCGTGAGTTTGTATACCTGTTGCCAAGCGCTACTTTCGATCAGGATTACGGCTATGATAAAATAGTTAGAAATACCTGGAAAGCCAAAGGCGATATGCTGGAATGTATAACATGCGCCAGTGACACCTTAGACACTGAAGAGCAGGGATCTGATTTTAACGGTGGCGCTTTTTACGAAGCTGATGAAATTGGTAATCACGAGAGCGTACTTGACAACGAGCGAGAGTACGGTTCCAACACGAAAACTTTCCCTTTCAGCAACTTCAACCATATCAGCATTGCCGGCCATTACCATGTGCAGATAAAGCAAGGCAACCGCCACCAGGTAACAGTACGTGGCAGCCAGCGCGAAATCAGAAAGATGGAAGTAAGTGAAAACGGCGGAGAGCTAACTATAGAGTCTGAAGACAAGGTATTTAACCTGTTTGAAGACCATGAGCCGGTACTTATTCAGATTACAGTGCCTGATCTGCAACGGTTGGAGCTTGGTGGGGCCATTAAAGCAGATGTAACAGGCATTAACACCAACGAGCTTGATCTTGATCTTGCCGGCGCAGTTAAAGCGGCCATCAATGTAAGAGCCAGAACTATACGCGCTGACCTTGCAGGCGCAACAAGCACACGTTTTACCGGAACTACCGACCGGTTCGAGCTGGATGCTGCCGGTGCCTGCAAAGTTAATGCGGAGCAGTTACGTGCCAGCGATGTTCGGGTTGAAGCAAGCGGTGCCAATAAAATAGATGTGTATGCTACTTCAAGCCTTACTGCCGATGCATCCGGAGCAAGCCGTATCAGCTACAAAGGCAACCCTACCAGTAAGCAGATAAATGCGGATGGTGCCAGCAAAGTAGAACGCCAGTAG
- a CDS encoding PadR family transcriptional regulator translates to MKVENTQVQMRKGILEFCILEIISRGEVYASDMLEELTAAKMIVVEGTLYPLLTRLKNASLLDYSWVESTSGPPRKYYTLTESGKAFLEQLRNTWQELVESTDFIIQNKKAN, encoded by the coding sequence ATGAAAGTAGAAAACACACAAGTGCAGATGCGGAAGGGAATTCTGGAATTCTGCATCCTTGAGATTATCTCTCGTGGTGAAGTATATGCGTCCGATATGTTGGAAGAGCTAACAGCAGCCAAGATGATCGTTGTGGAGGGAACCCTTTACCCGTTACTAACCCGCCTCAAAAACGCGTCGCTTCTCGACTACAGTTGGGTAGAATCCACATCAGGGCCTCCCCGCAAGTACTACACCCTAACCGAGTCAGGGAAAGCCTTTCTGGAGCAACTTCGCAACACATGGCAGGAACTGGTAGAATCCACCGACTTCATCATTCAAAACAAGAAAGCTAATTAG